The Natronosporangium hydrolyticum nucleotide sequence TCGACGCTGCACCGGCGCAGGAAGGTTCAACAGCCGGATGGTGTTCGAGATCTGCGGCCGGCTCCGGCCGATTCGCCGACCCAGCTCCTCGTGCGTCGCGCCGAACTCCTCCAGCAGCTGTTGGTAGGCGGCCGCCTCCTCCAGCGGGTTCAGGTCGACACGGTGGATGTTCTCCAGCAACGCGTCCCGCAGCATCGCGTCGTCACGGGTGTCGCGCACCATCGCGGGGATGGTCTCCCGCCCGACCGCCTGGGCCGCTCGCCACCGGCGTTCACCCATCACCAGCTCGTACTTGTCGGCCCCCAGCTCCCGGACCACGACCGGTTGGAGCAGCCCGACCTCCTGGATCGAGGTCTTCAGCTCCTCCAACGCCTCCTCATCAAAGGCGTGTCGTGGCTGTTTGGGGTTGGGCACGATCGCCGTGGTGGGGATCTCGGCTAGCCGAACGCCGGGCACCGGCGCCAAGGCGGGCTCCGGTGCGATCGGCTCCGGTGCGATCGGCTCCGGTGCGATCGGCTCCGGTGCGATCGGCTCCGCCAGCGGCGACTCTGGCGGGGCCACCGCTGCTGCTACCGCCGGCTCCTCGGCCACGGGGGCGGGCGCAGCAGGCGGCGGGGCGGGCGGCGGGTCCGCCGCCCCGGTCGGGATCAACGCCCCGAGGCCCCGGCCCAGGCCTCCACGTGGACGGCTCTTCATGCTTCCTCTCCTCGCTTAGCACCGCGCTCGGCGATCTCCAGGGCGGCTTCGAAGTAACTGGTGGCGCCCCGCGACCCCGGATCGTATGTCATCACAGACTGCCCGTAGCTGGGCGCCTCCGACACTCGGACGTTCCGAGGAATCACCGCCTTGAGCACCTTCTCCCCGAAGTGGGTCCGGACATCCTGCTCTACCGCGTCGGCCAACCTGGTACGGCGGTCGTACATGGTGAGCAGGATGGTGCTGATGTCCAGGGTGGGGTTCAGGTGCGCCTGCACCATGTTGATGTTGTTGAGGAGCTGGTTGAGCCCTTCCAGGGCGTAGTACTCGCACTGGATGGGGATCAACACCTCCTTCGCCGCCACCAGCGCGTTGACCGTCAGCAACCCCAGCGACGGCGGGCAGTCGATCAGCAGGTAGTCGAACTCGTCCGGGTAGGCAGCGATGGCGCGGCCCAGTCTGGACTCCCGCGCGACTACCGAGACCAACTCGATCTCCGCACCGGCGAGGTCGATCGTGGCCGGGACGCAGGCCAGATTGGGGATCCCCTCGACCGGCTGCGCCACCTCCGCCAACGGCACGCCGTTCACCAGACAGTCGTAGACATCCGGAACGCCGGCGTGGTGCGGAACGTTCAGCCCGGTCGAGGCGTTGCCCTGCGGATCGAGGTCGACGACCAGCACCCGGTTGCCGTGCAACGCCAGCGACACGGCGAGGTTCACCGCCGAGGTGGTCTTGCCGACCCCGCCTTTCTGGTTGGCGACGCACATGATCCGCGGCGCGACCGGCCGCGGCATGGTGACGTCGCCGCTCGGGTTGAGCACTTGGACCGCCCGTTTGGCCTCCATCGCCAACGGCGGATCGTCGTCGCTGGGCCTGGCGGTCGCCGCCGCCGACCCGGCCGACGCCGGAGCCGGCTCGGCGGTCTCCGTGGCGCCCGGCAAGCCACCCGACATCTCCGTGGCGCCCGGCGGGCCCTCGGCTGCCGGCGCCGCTGGCGGCGCCGAGGAGGCGGGCGCTGGCGGCGCCGAGGAGGCGGGCGCTGGCGGGGCCGGCGGCGATAACGGCGGCGCCGCTGGCGGCTCGGGCTCGACGGCGCTTACCGCCGGCTCCTCCCCGCGGCTTGCCGCGTCCAATAGCGCGCCGTCCGGTAGCGCTTCATCGAACGGCGCTCCCCCGGCTACCGCTCCGCCGGATACCGGGCTGGCCGCCGAGGAGTCCGGCAACCAGTCGTCCGCAGCGGGGTCTTCGCCGCCGAGCGCGGGGGATCCGTCGCTCACGGGCTCGGACTGCCGGCCGGCCGCCTCCGTCATCACGGCGGCCAGCTCGGCAGGGTCCACCTTGGCCAGGATCGACCCCGGCACCTGGGCTACCGCCCGAAACGGCCCCGGTACCCGTTCGCCTACCGGATAGTCGCCCGAGCCGGTCACGGGGGCTTCAACCGGTCGCTCCGCTCGATCTGCGCCGCTCATCGTCGGTGGTTCCGAGCCGACGGTCTCCGGCCGCCGGTCCGCCGCTGACGCGGGGCCGGCCCCGGAGGTGGGGGCGGGCACGGGATAACCCGGTACCGGCCCCCCGGTATCCGCCTCGGATCGCTCTGCCGCCCCCGCTCCGGGCATCGTCGTTTCACGTGGAACGGTGCCGGCGTCGACCCCGCCCACATTGCTCATGCCGTAGTCACGCACGTCTCAATCCCTACCCGCTGTGGACGCACCGCCTGATCACGGTGCGGGGTGGCGCAGCGGCTGCCCCGCGCTCGGGTCGCCCGGCCGGACAGGCCGCGCC carries:
- a CDS encoding ParB/RepB/Spo0J family partition protein, with product MKSRPRGGLGRGLGALIPTGAADPPPAPPPAAPAPVAEEPAVAAAVAPPESPLAEPIAPEPIAPEPIAPEPIAPEPALAPVPGVRLAEIPTTAIVPNPKQPRHAFDEEALEELKTSIQEVGLLQPVVVRELGADKYELVMGERRWRAAQAVGRETIPAMVRDTRDDAMLRDALLENIHRVDLNPLEEAAAYQQLLEEFGATHEELGRRIGRSRPQISNTIRLLNLPAPVQRRVAAGVLSAGHARALLSLEDHDAQEALASRVVAEGMSVRATEEAVALVLADPESGRKAAAKRRNKPHSPALTDLADRLSDRFDTRVKVDLGRSKGKITIEFATVDDLERIVDLIGVEQEQSLQE
- a CDS encoding ParA family protein — translated: MDAASRGEEPAVSAVEPEPPAAPPLSPPAPPAPASSAPPAPASSAPPAAPAAEGPPGATEMSGGLPGATETAEPAPASAGSAAATARPSDDDPPLAMEAKRAVQVLNPSGDVTMPRPVAPRIMCVANQKGGVGKTTSAVNLAVSLALHGNRVLVVDLDPQGNASTGLNVPHHAGVPDVYDCLVNGVPLAEVAQPVEGIPNLACVPATIDLAGAEIELVSVVARESRLGRAIAAYPDEFDYLLIDCPPSLGLLTVNALVAAKEVLIPIQCEYYALEGLNQLLNNINMVQAHLNPTLDISTILLTMYDRRTRLADAVEQDVRTHFGEKVLKAVIPRNVRVSEAPSYGQSVMTYDPGSRGATSYFEAALEIAERGAKRGEEA